In one window of Meiothermus sp. DNA:
- a CDS encoding NuoM family protein, translating to MIHVGLWLPLLTGMLLLIVPGLGRSFAIASAAISLVISLVLFAGYSGQGVAYASQTPFLPEAGVYYALGLDGAGLFLWIAVSLVVLLGVWIADVPVRFLAYTLMMQTGLLGIFAAQDLIFFYFFFEATLIPSLLMLWFYGGPDRLRAIYTFALFTLVGSLPMLAAIFAVRFLGGADSFLYTDLAANPLTGQTAALAFLGFLVALAVKTPLFPLHAWLPSFHQQNHPSGLADAMGTLYKVGVFAFFKWAIPLMPDGFREWQGLLLFLAAFGAIYSAWVAFSAPDWKTLLAYAGVSHMGVAALGLFSGNSEGTVGALYLLGASMVYGSAMFLFVGLVYKRTGSLDINPVRGLAKHAPALYVLGMFLLMAMIGLPGLSGFPGELMILLGAYKVSPWLTFVAFLAVIAAAAYALTAFQKLFQENAQVQAVPDLDTREWGFAAVTVGVLLLMGLYPKLFTVYLEPLGKALAALFGGAS from the coding sequence ATGATTCATGTGGGACTGTGGTTGCCCCTCCTGACGGGTATGCTGTTGCTTATTGTGCCCGGTCTGGGCCGTAGTTTTGCCATTGCCTCCGCAGCCATCAGCCTGGTCATCTCGCTGGTGCTATTTGCGGGCTACAGCGGACAGGGCGTGGCCTATGCCAGTCAGACGCCATTTCTACCCGAGGCAGGGGTCTACTATGCGCTGGGGCTGGATGGCGCGGGGCTCTTTTTGTGGATAGCGGTGAGCCTGGTGGTCTTGCTGGGGGTCTGGATTGCCGACGTACCGGTGCGCTTTCTGGCGTATACCCTGATGATGCAGACCGGCTTGCTGGGCATTTTCGCCGCGCAAGACCTGATCTTCTTTTACTTCTTCTTTGAAGCTACCCTGATCCCTTCCTTGCTGATGCTGTGGTTCTATGGGGGGCCGGATCGCCTGCGGGCCATCTATACCTTTGCCCTCTTTACCCTGGTGGGCTCGTTGCCGATGCTGGCCGCTATCTTTGCGGTGCGTTTTCTGGGCGGGGCGGATAGCTTCCTCTATACCGACCTGGCGGCCAACCCGCTGACCGGGCAGACCGCCGCGCTGGCCTTCCTGGGCTTCCTGGTGGCACTGGCGGTCAAGACCCCGCTTTTCCCCCTGCATGCCTGGCTGCCGAGTTTTCACCAGCAAAACCACCCCTCGGGCCTGGCTGATGCCATGGGCACGCTGTACAAGGTGGGTGTGTTCGCCTTCTTCAAATGGGCCATTCCCCTCATGCCCGATGGCTTCCGCGAGTGGCAGGGCTTGCTTTTGTTCCTGGCGGCTTTTGGGGCCATCTACTCGGCCTGGGTGGCCTTTAGCGCCCCGGACTGGAAAACGCTACTGGCCTATGCCGGGGTTTCGCACATGGGCGTGGCCGCTTTGGGCCTCTTTAGTGGCAACAGTGAAGGTACGGTAGGCGCCTTGTACCTGTTGGGGGCTTCGATGGTCTACGGTTCGGCCATGTTCTTGTTTGTGGGCCTGGTCTACAAGCGCACCGGTAGTCTGGACATCAATCCGGTGCGCGGCCTGGCTAAACACGCCCCGGCCCTTTACGTGCTGGGTATGTTTTTGCTCATGGCCATGATTGGGCTGCCGGGGCTGTCGGGCTTTCCGGGCGAACTGATGATCCTGCTGGGGGCCTACAAGGTTTCGCCCTGGCTGACCTTTGTGGCCTTCCTGGCGGTGATTGCCGCGGCGGCCTATGCGCTCACTGCGTTCCAAAAGCTCTTCCAGGAGAACGCCCAGGTTCAGGCGGTGCCCGACCTGGACACCCGCGAATGGGGTTTTGCCGCCGTGACGGTGGGGGTGTTGCTCTTGATGGGCCTTTATCCCAAGCTCTTCACGGTGTACCTCGAGCCTCTGGGCAAGGCCCTGGCTGCGCTTTTTGGAGGTGCCTCATGA
- the nuoL gene encoding NADH-quinone oxidoreductase subunit L, protein MQETFLLPLIIALPLLGFVLLGLFGKRFGEPAAGWLASLLVLGSFLLGLFLLLQGGAKWTLAEWLPGIPFSLNLDNLSGVMLMVVAGVGFLIHVWAIGYMHGDPGYSRFFSYFNLFIAAMLVLVLGDSLPVVFIGWEGVGLASYLLIGFWYQERVNADSARKAFIVNRIGDLGFLLAMGLLWSMFGTLSISELVEKVEAGGYSFTTLTLAGFFLLIGAIGKSAQVPLMVWLPDAMAGPTPVSALIHAATMVTAGVYLMVRHAFMLHGDGFLAGLIVAIGLLTAFYGALCSLGQWDIKRIVAYTTLSQLGFMFVAVGVGAYWVAIFHIVTHAFFKALMFMTSGSVIHALGGEQDVRQMGGMRKYLPATHLHGLVAAFASGGLVPLAGFWSKDAILAYSFEYGPWLWALMLLASVLAALYSIRWYVLVFWGDYRGKAHPHESPAVMLWPNHILMGGALGVGFIGLPYVIDYKNFIEPFLTRAIGDFPHEKLPVVTEWVLIIISAVVAIAALWWGFRFFQQKMPAWYERFQAAALQGFYADAAYNALLVNPAKGLAELLFSGDRGLLFGFAGLGSLMGGLGALLARLETGALRFYLAGLLLALVLLVGWGVLR, encoded by the coding sequence GTGCAAGAGACCTTTCTTCTGCCCCTGATTATTGCACTGCCTTTGCTGGGGTTTGTGCTGCTTGGGCTGTTTGGTAAGCGATTCGGTGAGCCTGCTGCGGGTTGGCTGGCCTCGCTGCTGGTTCTGGGCAGTTTTTTACTGGGTCTGTTCTTGTTGCTACAAGGTGGTGCCAAATGGACGCTGGCCGAGTGGCTGCCGGGTATTCCCTTTAGCCTGAACCTGGACAACCTCTCGGGCGTGATGCTGATGGTGGTGGCCGGGGTCGGCTTTCTGATCCACGTCTGGGCTATAGGCTATATGCACGGCGACCCGGGATATAGCCGCTTCTTTAGCTACTTCAACCTGTTTATCGCGGCCATGCTGGTGCTGGTGCTGGGCGATAGCCTGCCGGTGGTGTTTATCGGCTGGGAGGGGGTGGGGCTGGCCTCTTACCTGCTGATTGGTTTTTGGTACCAGGAGCGGGTCAACGCCGACTCGGCCCGTAAGGCCTTTATCGTCAACCGCATTGGCGACCTGGGCTTTTTGCTGGCCATGGGCCTCTTGTGGAGCATGTTCGGCACCCTTTCCATCTCCGAACTTGTCGAGAAGGTGGAGGCCGGGGGCTATAGCTTCACCACCCTCACCCTAGCCGGGTTCTTCCTGCTCATCGGGGCCATCGGCAAGAGCGCCCAGGTGCCCCTGATGGTCTGGTTGCCCGATGCCATGGCGGGCCCCACGCCGGTCTCGGCCCTGATTCACGCCGCCACCATGGTGACGGCGGGGGTCTATCTGATGGTACGGCACGCTTTCATGCTGCACGGCGACGGCTTCCTGGCGGGCCTGATTGTGGCGATTGGTCTGCTGACCGCTTTCTATGGCGCCTTGTGCTCGTTGGGCCAGTGGGATATCAAGCGCATTGTGGCCTACACGACCCTTTCCCAGCTCGGCTTCATGTTTGTGGCGGTGGGGGTAGGGGCTTACTGGGTGGCCATCTTCCACATCGTGACCCATGCCTTCTTTAAGGCCCTGATGTTCATGACCTCCGGCTCGGTGATTCATGCCCTGGGGGGGGAGCAGGACGTGCGGCAGATGGGCGGGATGCGCAAGTACCTGCCGGCCACGCACCTGCATGGCCTGGTGGCTGCCTTTGCCTCCGGTGGTCTGGTGCCGCTGGCCGGTTTCTGGTCAAAAGACGCCATCCTGGCGTACTCCTTCGAGTATGGCCCCTGGCTCTGGGCCCTGATGCTGCTGGCCTCGGTGCTGGCTGCGCTTTACTCGATTCGCTGGTATGTGCTGGTCTTTTGGGGCGATTACCGGGGCAAGGCGCACCCCCACGAGAGCCCGGCGGTGATGCTCTGGCCCAACCACATCCTGATGGGGGGGGCCCTGGGGGTGGGCTTTATCGGGCTGCCCTACGTGATCGACTACAAAAACTTCATTGAGCCTTTCCTGACTAGGGCCATCGGCGACTTTCCCCACGAGAAACTGCCGGTGGTTACGGAGTGGGTGCTCATTATCATCTCGGCGGTGGTGGCAATAGCCGCGCTGTGGTGGGGCTTCCGGTTTTTCCAGCAAAAGATGCCCGCCTGGTACGAGCGCTTCCAGGCAGCGGCCTTGCAGGGTTTCTATGCCGATGCCGCCTATAACGCCCTGTTGGTGAACCCGGCCAAGGGGCTGGCCGAACTGCTGTTTAGCGGCGACAGGGGCCTGCTCTTTGGCTTTGCGGGCCTGGGTAGCCTGATGGGCGGCCTTGGGGCTCTGCTGGCGAGGCTCGAGACCGGCGCTTTGCGCTTTTACCTGGCCGGGCTGCTCCTGGCGCTGGTGCTGCTGGTGGGCTGGGGGGTGTTGCGATGA
- a CDS encoding NADH-quinone oxidoreductase subunit J, which translates to MSVGFWEILALLLLVGTGLAVVRLQNAVHAALALIANFLVVAGVYVALEARFVAMIQIIVYAGAIVVLFLFVIMLLSAASANVGQDLLPRLPWVAGLGAAGLAAVLVYALTRFQPPANAPALGGGLPQALGPLLYDPEKWLYALLVVGFLLLVATVAAVVLIEPERIISATSHPAHPRQDQKPTPPMTEQKDGKAVVKR; encoded by the coding sequence ATGAGTGTCGGATTTTGGGAAATTCTTGCGCTGCTGCTGCTGGTCGGTACCGGCCTGGCGGTGGTGCGGCTACAGAATGCCGTTCACGCCGCCCTGGCGCTAATTGCCAATTTCCTGGTGGTGGCGGGCGTCTATGTGGCGCTGGAGGCCCGTTTTGTGGCTATGATCCAGATTATCGTCTATGCCGGGGCCATCGTGGTGCTTTTTTTGTTTGTCATCATGCTGCTCTCGGCGGCCAGCGCCAATGTGGGCCAGGATCTGCTGCCAAGGCTTCCGTGGGTGGCCGGGCTGGGTGCGGCGGGTCTGGCCGCTGTCCTGGTCTATGCCCTGACCCGCTTCCAGCCGCCCGCCAATGCGCCGGCCCTGGGAGGTGGCCTGCCCCAGGCCCTGGGGCCCCTGCTCTACGACCCTGAGAAATGGCTGTATGCCCTTCTGGTGGTGGGCTTTTTGTTGCTGGTGGCCACGGTAGCGGCGGTGGTGCTGATTGAGCCGGAGCGAATTATTTCGGCCACCAGCCACCCGGCCCACCCACGTCAGGATCAAAAGCCCACCCCCCCAATGACTGAGCAAAAAGACGGTAAGGCGGTGGTGAAGCGATGA
- the nuoI gene encoding NADH-quinone oxidoreductase subunit NuoI, whose product MSIAALAQSMGITLKALFSKPVTIPYPDAPVPLKPRFHGRHVLTRHPNGLEKCIGCSLCAAACPAYAIYVEAAENDPHNPVSAGERYAKVYEINMLRCIFCGLCEEACPTGAVVMGYDFEMADYRYSDFVYGKEDMLVEVEGTKPQRREAAYTGKPVKKGYRVPYVRPELEGVKPPDSK is encoded by the coding sequence GTGAGCATTGCTGCACTCGCACAAAGCATGGGCATCACGCTAAAGGCGCTGTTTTCCAAACCCGTCACCATACCCTACCCGGATGCCCCGGTGCCCCTGAAGCCCCGTTTCCACGGGCGGCATGTCCTGACCCGGCATCCCAACGGCCTGGAGAAATGTATCGGCTGCTCGCTGTGTGCGGCGGCCTGTCCGGCTTATGCCATTTATGTCGAGGCGGCCGAAAACGACCCCCACAACCCGGTGAGTGCGGGGGAGCGGTATGCCAAGGTCTACGAGATCAACATGCTGCGCTGTATCTTCTGCGGCCTGTGTGAGGAGGCCTGTCCGACCGGTGCGGTGGTCATGGGCTACGACTTCGAAATGGCCGATTACCGCTACTCCGACTTTGTCTACGGCAAGGAGGACATGTTGGTCGAGGTGGAGGGGACCAAGCCCCAGCGCCGAGAGGCGGCCTACACCGGCAAGCCGGTCAAGAAGGGCTACCGCGTACCCTACGTGCGGCCTGAGCTCGAGGGCGTGAAGCCACCCGATTCAAAGTAG
- the nuoK gene encoding NADH-quinone oxidoreductase subunit NuoK, producing the protein MIWLIASALLFSIGAYGALTRRTAILMFLSIELMLNAAALSLISFSRLSGSLDAQVVVLFIIAIAAAEVAVGLGLIVAIFRRRETTNVDELRQLRG; encoded by the coding sequence ATGATCTGGCTCATAGCTTCCGCTTTGTTGTTTTCGATTGGGGCTTATGGCGCGCTGACCCGGCGCACCGCTATCCTGATGTTTCTTTCTATCGAACTGATGTTAAACGCGGCTGCGCTCTCGCTGATCAGTTTTTCCAGGCTCTCGGGCAGTCTGGATGCGCAGGTGGTGGTGCTATTCATCATTGCCATCGCTGCTGCGGAGGTTGCGGTGGGGTTGGGCCTTATTGTGGCCATCTTCCGTCGCCGCGAGACCACCAACGTGGACGAGCTGCGGCAACTGAGGGGGTAA